One genomic region from Nostoc sphaeroides encodes:
- a CDS encoding GerMN domain-containing protein: protein MKDQQGSNRISSGAIAAVSAVVVAVGGGVAWFTTHSSNTPTLPNPSGRIEQPAQPSTRQPANEQTPNVYWLKPTDKNVTLVPQPVKVASIGANQPLEAAFQSLLAGPTEGTDSTTIPKGTKLLGLKSENDEVHVNLSEDFTSGGGSTSMMGRVGQVVYTATSLNPKAKVYIDVNGKQLDVLGGEGVELQQPLTRESFQKNYQL, encoded by the coding sequence TGCAGCCGTGTCAGCAGTGGTTGTAGCGGTGGGTGGCGGTGTAGCTTGGTTTACTACACACTCCAGCAATACACCCACACTACCAAACCCCTCTGGGCGCATCGAACAGCCAGCACAGCCATCAACTAGGCAGCCAGCTAATGAGCAAACCCCTAACGTTTATTGGCTAAAACCAACGGACAAAAATGTTACTTTAGTCCCCCAGCCTGTTAAAGTCGCTTCTATAGGAGCCAACCAGCCTTTAGAAGCAGCTTTCCAAAGTTTGTTAGCAGGCCCAACAGAAGGGACAGATTCCACAACTATCCCCAAAGGAACTAAACTTTTGGGGCTAAAATCAGAAAATGACGAAGTTCATGTTAATTTATCTGAAGATTTTACCAGTGGTGGTGGTAGTACTTCAATGATGGGTCGCGTCGGACAAGTTGTTTATACTGCGACAAGTTTAAATCCCAAAGCCAAAGTGTACATTGACGTGAACGGCAAACAGTTGGATGTATTAGGTGGTGAAGGTGTAGAGTTACAACAGCCACTAACTCGTGAAAGCTTTCAGAAAAATTATCAGCTTTAA
- a CDS encoding ArsR/SmtB family transcription factor, with the protein MKQTLPLPPEVVQQVAEYFSLLSEPMRLRLLHLLRDEEKCVQELVEATQTSQANVSKHLKVMWQAGILSRRSEGTCAYYRVEDEMIFDLCNRVCDRLATRLEQQARNFRVLNSKR; encoded by the coding sequence ATGAAACAAACGTTGCCTTTACCGCCAGAAGTGGTGCAACAAGTAGCTGAATACTTCAGTCTGTTAAGTGAGCCGATGCGCCTGCGCCTGCTCCATTTATTACGGGATGAAGAAAAATGCGTGCAAGAGTTGGTAGAGGCAACACAGACTTCTCAGGCAAATGTGTCAAAACATCTAAAGGTAATGTGGCAAGCAGGTATCCTTAGCCGCCGCAGTGAAGGAACTTGCGCCTATTACCGGGTGGAAGATGAAATGATTTTTGATTTGTGTAATCGGGTTTGCGATCGTCTTGCCACAAGGTTAGAACAGCAAGCCCGTAATTTTCGTGTATTAAATAGCAAACGGTAA
- the accB gene encoding acetyl-CoA carboxylase biotin carboxyl carrier protein translates to MPLDFNEIRQLLATIAQTDIAEVTLKSDDFELTVRKAVSVSNQMLSVGQATFGGVVGSGLTSGSSGGNQVNASQVTEVSTSRVFENTGTSTQLQLSVNSPSIIDQRLVEVPSPMVGTFYRAPAPGEAAFVEVGDRVRKGQTVCIIEAMKLMNEIEAEVSGQVMEILLQNGDAVEYGQPLMRINPD, encoded by the coding sequence GTGCCATTGGACTTTAATGAAATCCGCCAACTATTGGCAACTATCGCCCAAACAGATATTGCAGAAGTCACGCTCAAAAGCGATGATTTTGAACTAACAGTCCGTAAGGCTGTGAGCGTCAGCAATCAGATGTTGTCGGTAGGTCAAGCGACCTTCGGCGGTGTGGTAGGTTCGGGCCTGACATCGGGTTCATCTGGGGGAAACCAGGTGAACGCCAGTCAGGTAACGGAGGTGTCCACATCTCGCGTGTTTGAGAATACTGGTACTAGCACACAATTGCAGTTGTCAGTAAATTCTCCCTCAATCATTGACCAGAGATTAGTAGAAGTGCCTTCCCCAATGGTGGGAACCTTTTATCGCGCTCCTGCACCTGGGGAAGCGGCATTTGTGGAAGTTGGCGATCGCGTCCGCAAGGGTCAAACTGTCTGTATCATTGAGGCGATGAAGCTGATGAATGAAATCGAAGCCGAAGTCTCTGGACAGGTGATGGAAATTCTTCTCCAAAATGGCGACGCTGTAGAATATGGTCAACCTTTGATGCGAATTAACCCCGATTAA
- the efp gene encoding elongation factor P, which produces MISSNDFRPGVSIVLDGSVWRVLEFLHVKPGKGSAFVRTKLKNVQSGSVMEKTFRAGETVPQATLEKSTMQHTYKEGDEFVFMDMETYEEGRLTRAQIGDRVKYLKEGMEAEVIKWGDQVLGVELPKSVVLEIIQTDPGLKGDTATGGSKPATLETGAVVMVPLFISQGERIKVDTQEDKYISRE; this is translated from the coding sequence ATGATCTCCAGTAACGACTTTCGACCCGGTGTTTCAATTGTATTAGATGGGTCTGTATGGCGAGTGCTAGAATTCCTGCACGTCAAGCCAGGTAAAGGTTCCGCTTTTGTCCGAACTAAGTTAAAAAATGTCCAAAGTGGCAGCGTAATGGAAAAAACGTTCCGAGCCGGGGAAACGGTGCCGCAAGCCACTCTAGAAAAAAGTACGATGCAGCATACCTATAAAGAGGGCGATGAGTTTGTCTTTATGGATATGGAAACTTACGAAGAAGGCAGATTGACCCGCGCCCAAATTGGCGATCGCGTCAAATACCTGAAGGAAGGTATGGAAGCTGAAGTTATTAAGTGGGGCGACCAGGTGCTGGGAGTAGAATTGCCTAAGTCTGTGGTTCTGGAAATTATCCAAACAGATCCAGGTTTAAAAGGTGACACTGCTACCGGTGGGTCAAAACCAGCAACTCTAGAAACTGGTGCAGTTGTGATGGTTCCTTTGTTTATTTCTCAAGGAGAACGCATCAAAGTTGATACCCAAGAAGATAAGTATATCAGCAGGGAATAA
- a CDS encoding peptidylprolyl isomerase — protein sequence MLNLLKSWLKNSLMAILLVTIFLGITTAGWTPSSSAALPAGNAITDGKALLRYALPIDNKPVRQLQASLEDISAQLRANRRWGAISKDISNASRILDKPSQILTSVPEERQPQAEAWITELKSGVGKLEELAKSKDKEQILQDRGKLLNLVTQIEESMVKQFPFEVPTEYSNLPQLKGRATVEIKTNKGDLTLVVDGYSAPVTAGNFVDLVQRGFYNGLEFTRSEESYFLQTGDPAGKDVGFIDPNTGKYRAIPLEVLVQGDKAPTYGITLEEAGRYVDMPVLPFSAFGAVVMARPESEVNGGSSQFFFFLFEPELTPAGRNLLDGRYAVFGYLTEGKEVLDKLKAGDKIESATVIQGIENLVEPQTA from the coding sequence ATGCTTAACTTATTAAAATCCTGGCTGAAGAACAGCCTAATGGCAATACTGCTGGTAACAATATTTTTAGGCATAACTACAGCTGGGTGGACTCCCTCCAGTAGCGCCGCGCTGCCAGCCGGCAACGCAATTACCGACGGCAAGGCTTTGTTGCGGTATGCACTCCCGATAGATAACAAACCTGTACGGCAATTACAAGCCAGTTTAGAGGACATCTCTGCCCAACTCCGGGCTAATCGGCGGTGGGGTGCTATTTCCAAGGACATCAGCAACGCATCCCGCATTCTCGATAAACCCTCCCAAATCTTAACAAGCGTTCCCGAAGAACGCCAACCCCAAGCCGAAGCTTGGATTACCGAGTTGAAATCTGGGGTGGGTAAATTAGAAGAATTGGCGAAGAGTAAAGATAAAGAACAAATTCTCCAAGACAGAGGCAAACTTCTGAATCTCGTTACTCAGATAGAAGAGTCAATGGTGAAACAATTCCCATTTGAAGTCCCTACTGAGTACAGTAACCTGCCACAACTTAAAGGTCGTGCCACTGTAGAAATCAAAACCAACAAAGGCGATTTGACCCTTGTAGTAGATGGTTATAGTGCCCCTGTCACTGCTGGTAATTTTGTAGATTTGGTACAGAGGGGTTTTTATAATGGCTTAGAATTTACCCGTTCTGAAGAATCTTACTTTCTGCAAACTGGAGATCCAGCCGGTAAAGACGTGGGTTTTATTGATCCAAACACGGGTAAATATCGCGCTATACCCTTAGAAGTCTTAGTTCAGGGTGATAAAGCACCTACTTATGGCATTACTCTAGAAGAAGCTGGTCGTTACGTTGATATGCCAGTTCTGCCTTTTTCTGCTTTTGGGGCAGTAGTGATGGCTCGTCCCGAAAGTGAAGTAAATGGTGGTTCATCACAATTCTTCTTCTTTCTCTTTGAACCAGAACTCACCCCCGCCGGACGCAACCTATTAGATGGTCGTTATGCTGTTTTTGGCTATCTTACCGAAGGCAAAGAGGTTTTAGATAAACTAAAGGCGGGTGACAAAATAGAATCGGCAACTGTGATTCAGGGAATAGAAAATCTGGTTGAGCCGCAAACTGCATAA
- a CDS encoding Uma2 family endonuclease — protein sequence MVSTPVTKLTFEEYLTYDDGSGFHYELVDGRLELMNPPTIQHFLIVAFLDTAFIAEIQRLSLPWLTFRETGTRTGKNKSRLTDLSVVTYEQARELINVSAVFESPPLLIVEVVSPDSIKRDYRYKRSEYAAVEVAEYWIVDPLKEKISVLWLEDGFYEETVFTGHQQIGSRTFPELAIAVEQIFTAGNLNQGRRD from the coding sequence ATGGTTTCTACACCAGTAACAAAGCTCACATTTGAAGAGTACTTAACTTATGATGATGGCAGTGGTTTTCACTATGAGCTAGTAGATGGCAGGCTGGAATTAATGAATCCCCCTACAATTCAACATTTTTTGATTGTCGCTTTTTTAGATACCGCATTCATAGCGGAAATTCAGCGCTTGAGTTTACCTTGGTTAACTTTTCGGGAAACTGGGACGAGGACGGGAAAAAATAAGTCTAGGTTAACTGACTTGTCTGTGGTGACGTATGAGCAAGCAAGAGAATTGATCAATGTATCAGCAGTCTTTGAATCACCACCATTATTAATCGTAGAGGTAGTCAGTCCAGATTCTATCAAGCGGGACTATCGTTATAAGCGGTCTGAATATGCGGCGGTTGAAGTGGCAGAATATTGGATTGTAGACCCACTAAAAGAAAAGATTTCTGTACTATGGCTAGAAGATGGATTTTACGAAGAGACGGTGTTTACTGGGCACCAGCAAATTGGATCGCGGACTTTTCCAGAATTAGCGATCGCAGTTGAGCAGATATTCACCGCAGGAAATCTGAATCAGGGGAGACGCGATTAA
- the thiL gene encoding thiamine-phosphate kinase, with translation MTKIKDIGEQGLLERLQRFCPPEIIGDDAAVLVTAPEQSLVVTTDVLVDGVHFSNITTSPEDAGWRSAAANLSDLAAMGASPLGITVGLGLPGEVRVSWVERLYQGMTECLQKYNTSIVGGDVVRSPVTTLAITAFGQVHPSQIIRRSAAVVGDAIVVTGVHGASRAGLELLLHPELEQNLKDADRKTLIHAHQRPQPRLDVLPILQKILTPNSCTDAINRVSTPNSQLPIAGMDSSDGLADAIIQICRASGVGAILERRQISIPAAFDHWLTQEQALEYALYGGEDFELVLCLSQESASALVEYLGEGAAIVGKITPGSTVLLHDEQKKFPDQVLSLSQGFQHFNS, from the coding sequence ATGACTAAAATCAAAGATATTGGTGAACAAGGTCTTTTAGAAAGATTACAGCGCTTTTGTCCTCCAGAAATTATCGGCGATGATGCCGCAGTGCTTGTGACTGCACCAGAGCAATCTTTGGTAGTGACAACAGATGTGCTGGTTGATGGCGTACATTTTAGCAACATTACCACTTCCCCAGAAGATGCTGGTTGGCGATCTGCTGCTGCTAATTTATCAGATTTAGCAGCAATGGGCGCTTCGCCATTGGGAATTACCGTCGGGTTGGGACTCCCCGGCGAAGTTAGGGTGAGTTGGGTTGAGCGATTATACCAGGGAATGACAGAATGCCTGCAAAAATACAATACCTCAATTGTTGGGGGTGATGTCGTGCGATCGCCTGTGACGACTTTGGCAATTACCGCTTTTGGTCAAGTTCACCCTAGTCAAATTATCCGCCGTTCTGCTGCTGTTGTGGGAGATGCGATCGTGGTTACAGGCGTTCATGGAGCCTCAAGAGCTGGCTTAGAACTGCTCTTGCATCCCGAATTAGAGCAAAACCTCAAAGATGCAGATCGCAAGACTCTAATCCACGCCCACCAACGCCCACAGCCACGATTAGATGTCTTACCAATTCTCCAGAAAATCTTAACTCCTAACTCCTGTACAGACGCGATTAATCGCGTCTCTACTCCTAACTCCCAACTCCCCATTGCTGGTATGGATAGCAGCGATGGTTTGGCAGATGCGATTATTCAAATCTGCCGCGCCAGTGGCGTTGGCGCTATCTTAGAACGCAGACAAATTTCCATTCCAGCAGCTTTTGACCATTGGCTGACACAAGAGCAAGCCCTAGAATATGCTCTATACGGTGGCGAAGACTTTGAATTAGTGCTGTGCTTATCACAAGAGTCAGCATCAGCCTTAGTAGAATATCTTGGTGAAGGTGCTGCGATCGTAGGCAAGATTACACCCGGATCAACAGTACTATTGCACGACGAACAAAAAAAATTCCCTGACCAAGTTCTAAGTCTTAGCCAGGGATTTCAACATTTCAATAGTTAA
- a CDS encoding type I glyceraldehyde-3-phosphate dehydrogenase — MIRVAINGFGRIGRNFARCWVGRENSKIDLVAINDTSDPRTNAHLLKYDSMLGKIKGAEISADDNSIIVNGKTIKCVSDRNPENLPWKDWGIDLIIEATGVFTSKEGALKHVNAGAKKVLITAPGKNEDGTFVVGVNHHDYDHNIHHIISNASCTTNCLAPIAKVLNDKFGIIKGTMTTTHSYTGDQRLLDASHRDLRRARAAAINIVPTSTGAAKAVALVIPDLRGKLNGVALRVPTPNVSMVDFVVQVEKRTITEEVNQALKDAAEGPLKGILAYSELELVSSDYQGHDASSIVDANLTLVLGNDLVKVMAWYDNEWGYSQRVLDLAELVAEKWV, encoded by the coding sequence GTGATTAGAGTTGCAATCAACGGTTTCGGGCGCATTGGACGTAACTTTGCGCGTTGCTGGGTGGGTAGAGAGAATAGTAAAATCGATCTTGTCGCTATTAATGACACTTCAGACCCTAGAACCAATGCTCATCTGCTGAAGTATGACTCGATGCTAGGGAAGATCAAGGGTGCTGAAATCAGTGCCGATGATAACTCTATCATCGTTAACGGTAAGACCATTAAGTGCGTATCCGATCGCAACCCAGAAAACTTGCCCTGGAAAGATTGGGGAATTGACCTAATTATCGAAGCAACCGGGGTATTTACTAGCAAAGAAGGAGCGCTCAAGCATGTAAATGCTGGAGCTAAAAAAGTTCTGATTACCGCTCCTGGTAAAAACGAGGATGGCACTTTTGTGGTTGGTGTGAATCATCACGACTATGACCACAACATACACCACATTATCAGTAACGCTAGCTGTACTACCAACTGCTTGGCACCGATTGCCAAGGTGTTGAACGATAAGTTTGGCATCATCAAAGGCACGATGACCACCACCCATAGCTATACAGGTGATCAACGCTTGCTAGACGCTTCTCACCGGGATTTGCGACGAGCGAGGGCAGCAGCGATAAACATTGTACCCACCTCTACTGGTGCAGCAAAAGCAGTTGCGCTGGTTATCCCAGACCTCAGAGGCAAGCTAAATGGTGTTGCCTTGCGCGTACCTACCCCGAACGTCTCAATGGTAGATTTCGTAGTTCAGGTTGAGAAGCGTACTATTACTGAAGAAGTTAACCAAGCTCTCAAAGATGCTGCTGAAGGGCCACTTAAAGGTATTTTGGCCTACAGCGAACTAGAACTGGTATCGTCTGATTATCAAGGTCATGATGCTTCTTCGATTGTTGATGCGAACTTGACTTTGGTCTTGGGTAATGACCTTGTAAAAGTTATGGCGTGGTATGACAACGAGTGGGGTTACAGCCAACGAGTTTTGGATTTGGCAGAATTGGTAGCCGAGAAGTGGGTTTAA
- the nadD gene encoding nicotinate (nicotinamide) nucleotide adenylyltransferase has product MQQLAIFGGTFDPIHWGHLLVAERALHQVSLEKVIWVPSLNPPHKQAALFEHRVGMLQLAIEDNPAFTVSLVEANRSGTSYAINTLIDLSAFYPNTHWYWIVGLDTFQTLPRWYRGHELAQMCDWLIAPRLLGGETITQSKLICKQVEQQLREQSCTIHWQLLDIPLVGVSSSLIRKFCRDNFVNAKGDRQSIRYLLPESVRSYITNNNLYSNKSE; this is encoded by the coding sequence ATGCAGCAACTAGCAATTTTTGGTGGCACATTTGATCCAATTCATTGGGGACACCTGCTGGTAGCCGAGAGAGCTTTGCATCAAGTATCCCTTGAAAAGGTAATTTGGGTGCCATCCCTCAATCCTCCCCACAAACAAGCAGCTTTGTTTGAGCATCGTGTGGGAATGCTGCAATTAGCCATAGAAGATAACCCAGCGTTTACTGTCTCACTAGTGGAGGCAAATCGCTCTGGGACTTCTTATGCCATTAACACCCTGATAGACTTATCTGCTTTTTACCCAAATACTCACTGGTACTGGATCGTAGGCTTGGATACTTTCCAAACTTTACCCCGTTGGTACCGTGGACACGAACTAGCACAAATGTGTGATTGGTTAATAGCACCCCGACTGCTAGGTGGTGAGACTATAACTCAAAGCAAATTAATCTGCAAGCAAGTGGAGCAACAACTGAGGGAGCAGTCCTGTACCATTCACTGGCAACTCTTAGATATACCGTTAGTAGGAGTTTCGTCAAGTCTAATTCGCAAATTTTGCCGCGATAACTTCGTCAACGCTAAGGGCGATCGCCAGTCAATTCGTTATTTACTCCCAGAATCGGTTAGATCATATATCACTAACAACAATCTCTACTCGAACAAATCTGAATAA
- the murC gene encoding UDP-N-acetylmuramate--L-alanine ligase, which translates to MTNSVDFSGRPFHFIGIGGIGMSALAYVLAKRQFPVSGSDLRANHITHKLESIGAHIFGKQEASNLEFFRPQVLANAVVLNSQEQLPTATNSILPQVICSTAINTNNLEYKAALELGCPILHRSDVLAALIADYHSIAVAGTHGKTTTSSMIGYMLLEAGLDPTILVGGEVNAWSGNARLGQSQYLVAEADESDGSLVKHAPEIGIITNIELDHPDHYETLEEVIDIFQTFAKGCKTLIGSIDCATVRDRLQPTISYSLYSDTDADYSVTNIDYRADGTTALVWERGKALGVLKLRLLSRHNLSNALAAVAVGRLLGLEFGEIAKGIATFEGARRRFEFRGEVDGITFIDDYAHHPSEIRATLAAARLQARPGQRVVAIFQPHRYSRTLTFLEEFADSFTHADLVVLTDIYSAGEPNLGQITGEHLAAEIAKQHSQVIYQPTLPSVCEYLLQTLRPGDLALFLGAGNLNQVIPEIITTLCEPAKATS; encoded by the coding sequence ATGACTAATTCTGTAGATTTTAGTGGTAGACCATTTCATTTTATTGGCATCGGTGGTATAGGTATGTCTGCTCTGGCATACGTTCTCGCCAAGCGTCAATTTCCAGTATCAGGTTCGGATCTTCGTGCTAACCACATTACGCACAAGTTGGAATCTATCGGCGCTCATATTTTTGGTAAACAAGAGGCAAGCAATCTCGAATTCTTTCGCCCACAGGTATTGGCAAATGCAGTAGTATTAAATTCACAAGAACAATTACCTACTGCTACTAACTCAATACTGCCTCAAGTTATTTGTTCAACAGCAATTAACACGAATAATTTAGAATACAAAGCAGCGCTGGAATTAGGTTGCCCAATTTTACATCGTTCAGATGTACTAGCAGCTTTAATTGCCGATTACCACAGTATTGCAGTGGCAGGAACACACGGCAAAACTACAACCAGTAGCATGATTGGCTATATGCTTCTGGAAGCAGGTCTTGACCCAACGATTTTAGTTGGTGGCGAAGTCAATGCTTGGTCTGGTAATGCTCGATTGGGACAAAGCCAATATTTGGTAGCCGAAGCAGATGAATCTGATGGTTCCTTGGTAAAACACGCTCCAGAGATTGGCATCATCACTAATATTGAACTCGATCATCCAGACCATTACGAGACATTAGAAGAAGTCATTGACATCTTTCAGACATTTGCTAAGGGTTGTAAAACCTTAATAGGTAGCATTGATTGTGCTACAGTGCGCGATCGCTTGCAACCCACAATCAGCTACAGCTTATACTCAGACACCGACGCTGACTACAGCGTTACTAATATTGATTATCGGGCTGATGGCACCACGGCTCTAGTTTGGGAAAGAGGCAAAGCTTTGGGCGTGTTGAAGTTACGCCTGCTAAGTCGGCACAATCTCAGTAACGCCTTAGCAGCAGTAGCTGTTGGTCGCCTCTTAGGCTTAGAATTTGGAGAAATTGCCAAAGGGATCGCCACCTTTGAAGGAGCAAGACGCCGCTTTGAGTTCCGGGGTGAAGTCGATGGTATTACCTTCATCGATGATTATGCTCATCATCCTAGCGAAATTCGCGCTACTCTTGCCGCAGCCCGCTTACAGGCAAGGCCAGGACAAAGAGTGGTTGCCATCTTCCAACCCCATCGCTATAGCCGTACACTCACCTTTTTAGAAGAATTTGCCGATTCCTTTACCCATGCTGATTTGGTTGTACTGACTGATATTTACAGTGCAGGTGAACCCAATTTAGGACAAATTACTGGTGAACATCTAGCGGCGGAAATTGCTAAACAGCATTCGCAGGTAATTTATCAACCAACTTTACCCTCAGTGTGTGAATACTTGCTGCAAACACTACGCCCAGGAGACTTGGCGCTGTTTTTGGGCGCTGGGAACTTGAATCAGGTGATTCCTGAAATAATTACCACACTTTGTGAACCTGCTAAAGCCACATCTTAA
- the murB gene encoding UDP-N-acetylmuramate dehydrogenase: MTISQAAGNVCTVSALNTKQPQTTNSVESEVIYLPNTDCTIKPQASLSAFTSYRVGGAADLYVAPRNLEALQASLKYAKERNLKVTTLGAGSNLLVSDRGISGLVIATRHLRFSNFDPKTGQLTVAAGESIPSLALAAAELGWQGLEWAVGIPGTAGGAVVMNAGAHNSCIADMLVSAQVLSPDGTLETLSPDQLGYSYRTSLLQGGDRIVTQATLQLAPGADPATVVAITREHKKHRLSTQPYNFPSCGSVFRNPKPYSAGWLIEQTGLKGYQIGGAQVAQLHANFIVNRGGAKASDIFCLIRHIQHQVQERWSINLEPEVKMLGEFQGACG, translated from the coding sequence ATGACCATTTCCCAGGCAGCTGGAAACGTCTGCACAGTTTCTGCTTTGAATACAAAGCAACCCCAAACAACTAATTCGGTGGAGAGTGAAGTAATCTACTTACCCAATACTGATTGTACGATCAAGCCCCAGGCTTCTTTGTCAGCATTCACTTCCTATCGAGTTGGGGGAGCAGCTGATTTATACGTTGCCCCCCGAAACTTAGAAGCACTGCAAGCAAGTCTTAAATACGCAAAAGAACGTAATTTAAAGGTGACAACACTGGGAGCCGGTTCTAACTTGCTGGTGAGCGATCGCGGTATATCAGGTTTAGTCATTGCTACTCGTCATCTCCGCTTCAGCAACTTTGACCCCAAAACCGGTCAATTAACCGTTGCTGCTGGAGAATCAATTCCCAGTTTGGCATTGGCAGCAGCAGAATTAGGCTGGCAAGGATTGGAGTGGGCTGTTGGTATCCCTGGAACAGCCGGAGGTGCTGTAGTGATGAATGCAGGGGCACATAATAGCTGTATCGCAGATATGTTAGTTAGTGCCCAGGTACTTTCACCCGATGGCACGTTGGAAACTCTTAGCCCCGATCAGTTAGGTTATAGCTACCGAACTTCATTATTGCAAGGTGGCGATCGCATAGTCACCCAAGCCACATTACAACTCGCGCCAGGTGCAGACCCAGCAACAGTTGTGGCAATCACCAGAGAACACAAAAAGCATCGGTTAAGCACCCAACCATACAACTTCCCCAGCTGTGGGAGTGTGTTCCGCAATCCCAAACCTTACAGTGCTGGCTGGTTAATTGAACAAACTGGTTTGAAAGGCTACCAAATTGGTGGAGCGCAAGTAGCACAACTCCATGCTAATTTTATCGTTAACCGTGGTGGAGCCAAAGCTAGTGATATCTTCTGTCTCATTCGCCACATCCAACATCAAGTACAAGAACGTTGGTCTATTAATTTAGAGCCAGAAGTCAAAATGCTCGGAGAGTTTCAAGGTGCTTGTGGATAA
- a CDS encoding YbaB/EbfC family nucleoid-associated protein — MTGKGQGFGFGLGKMKELADAFKKAQQVQEGAKRLQEELEQMEILGESGGGLVKVIVSGNQEPKRVEISPDALGEGAEVLSDLVTVAMKEAYNKSTATMRERMEELTSGLELPGF; from the coding sequence ATGACAGGTAAAGGACAAGGATTCGGCTTTGGCTTAGGAAAAATGAAAGAATTGGCTGACGCTTTTAAGAAAGCGCAGCAAGTTCAAGAAGGCGCAAAGCGACTCCAAGAAGAATTGGAGCAAATGGAGATTCTAGGAGAATCTGGCGGTGGTCTGGTCAAGGTGATTGTCAGTGGGAACCAAGAACCCAAGCGAGTAGAAATTTCTCCAGATGCTCTAGGAGAAGGTGCAGAAGTACTTTCTGATCTGGTGACAGTGGCAATGAAAGAAGCCTACAACAAATCCACAGCAACAATGCGGGAACGTATGGAAGAATTGACCAGTGGACTAGAACTTCCTGGATTTTAG
- a CDS encoding low molecular weight protein-tyrosine-phosphatase encodes MAYKLLFVCLGNICRSPSAENIMNHLIEQAGLSEQILCDSAGTSSYHVGSPPDRRMSAAAATKLGIKLRGQARQFQKSDFQDFDLILAMDQENYENILTLDQTKQYQHKVRLMCEFCSRHTLKEVPDPYYGGQEGFNRVIDLLIDACEGLLAKVRS; translated from the coding sequence ATGGCTTACAAGTTGCTATTTGTCTGCTTAGGTAATATCTGCCGATCGCCATCGGCAGAAAACATTATGAATCATTTAATTGAGCAGGCTGGCTTGAGCGAACAGATACTCTGTGACTCTGCTGGTACATCTAGTTATCACGTTGGTAGCCCACCTGACAGGCGCATGAGTGCTGCGGCTGCTACAAAGTTGGGAATTAAACTACGTGGTCAAGCACGCCAGTTTCAAAAGTCAGACTTTCAAGACTTTGATTTGATTTTAGCGATGGATCAAGAAAATTATGAGAACATCCTCACTCTTGATCAAACTAAGCAGTATCAGCATAAAGTGCGTTTGATGTGCGAGTTTTGCTCTCGACACACCCTGAAGGAAGTTCCAGATCCCTATTATGGTGGTCAAGAGGGATTTAATCGGGTTATTGATTTACTGATCGATGCTTGTGAAGGTCTGCTGGCAAAAGTTAGGAGTTAG